The sequence below is a genomic window from Dermacentor albipictus isolate Rhodes 1998 colony chromosome 2, USDA_Dalb.pri_finalv2, whole genome shotgun sequence.
tcccgtctcccttcgccgcacactaaagctgaggatgatgatttcgatgactacctagtttccatcttttccgactttccagacctgcgtaccttcgcgagcgagcaacgttgcgaccctaccttgaaatccctacgggcagctgcacgtgagccagcaggaacaacaccgtttacgTTTCGTAATTgtgtgctgtacaaaaaaaattactcggctgatggtcccccattgcttctaattatgcccgaaaacctgcgccctgccatccttcgttccatgcatgacgatatcacgtccggccaccttggctttgcacgcacactacaccgacttaagagatttttctggcccaagctctggacaacaacgaaacagtatgtcgccagctgtactgcTTGCCAGCGCCAgaagcaaacgacgacggccccagcaggctatttacaaccagttaggccaccgacgttaccctttgaaaaagtcggcatcgaATTGCTTGGCCagctcccaaagacgtcagctggctaccgctggattatagtatgcgtagattatcttactcgctacacggaaacggcggcacttccatctgccactgcagcagatgtctcttaatttttgttgcatcacgtcatactccgttACGGCGCTCCCCGTGTTGTCACCAGTGACCGTGGAAGGCAATTCACCACCGAggtcgttgaagaacttttacggctttgtggttctgcatatcgtcattccACTCCTTGCCGCCCGCAAACCagtggcctcacggagcggacgaatcgaaccattgccaacatgttatcaatgtatgtcgctgctgaccacaagaattgggacgctgTCTTACCTTTTCTAACGTACGCGTACAACAGGGCCAAGCAcaaagttactggatatgcgccgttctttttgctgtacgcacgcgctccccagagctttctgcccactattctacctttatcgtgccaagaagatccttccatcgcacaaaatctgtgtcgtgctgaggaagcacgtcgactggcgcatctcaggaagttgtcctcacaaggcaacagcaagattcgctatgatacgcggcatatccccgtcagctttactcccggtgattatgtttggttgtggacacctgttcgcaaaaagggattgtaccgcaagtttctagccacttacaccggaccattcgttatactcagccgcttgagtgatgtgaactatgtcgtcgccaaagtgacggcgagtaatcggcgttcacgtgcgacgcaagttgttcacgtggccagactcacGCAGTACGATCACAGGTCCCTTTAcctcgctcagcgagcttcgtctgcccccggggtaaatgtcgcagcactgcgcgactgaggcagagaaagaagaagtagagtgtgcgcgcgtgatctcggggtactctgcgccatctgggcctggcctgtagcttccctctcggacctcgtttcaccctgtaaataaatatcattcgtaacaatatgccgaacaaaactgaattttcttctgaatacctGCATACGTCCCCATTTGGAAAAGAattaaagatggctgccgcctatcgctccggcactggctactcaccccTGCCGGAGAGAATGGGTTTATTTGCCTGTATTGACTTTTTTTGCGTGTTCATGTAAGGTTTTCGAGAACCTCAGGCACATTTACGAcgtcattctgccaactcttgttttctgaggatccattttagcatcattcttaagcttccgtatcatgctgccgcgattgtggacgagccaccgcaagctaagtagagaaagcggaccaatcgcaaacgccggcaccactctcctcatccggttatcgatattcagtgcagtggttcggccccatcgaatccctctccacttgagcatgctccttgcctcttgtgagcaataagacaagccactcagtgcaggcaatgttattcgtttttcaagcatacaaaagtgacctcctatgaacgaggggagcacttgattggtctgttcagacaaccctgcgggtgaccggccgatgcttgcgtcggcggttacgtaaatctGGCGTCAGCAGATTGCAATAAAAACGtgctggaatagttttacgttatacggtccATGGATGCATTAATTAGCTACATTTCTCTATACGAGACCGCAGTTGAGCAGCGGAGCCATTCCTATTTAGTTACAAACAATGGAAATCTTCGTAATTACACTTTCTTTAGCTCCTCAGAATGGTGGGAGATGGAGAATTGTCATTCCTGGAGTGGTTCGGCTTCCAATTCAAGTAAATTACACACTTTCTGTATAAGTGTTTGCTACGTGTGCTTGAATGCCGAGTAATGAGGAAAATAAGTTGAAGCAAGTCCTAACAATGCCACAATAAATCTATCTTTTAGCACAAAAACAAACAAGCTTTACGAACTTTTACCTCCTAATGAATCGCTATCGGCAATCTATTAGATTAGTAATTATTCCCAGTAAAGTACAATATAATATTACGGCGTGTCCGCCGTAGTGGATGGGCGCAATTATTTCAGGAAAAAGCAGGCAAGAAAAGTTATGGTGGTTGCCACCAGGGAAAAGGCTGCTGTCAATGTAAATGAGTTCCGAGACGAAGGAATCACCCAAGTCAGCTGTTGTTGCTTCCCATTAACTGGTATTCATTTTCGAACACATTACCGCCTGTTATCGCGCACTATAGGGATACTCGACAATGTGCGGTAAAACGTGGCGCTATTTCCAAGTCACCGTGGACTAGCGCAGTGCACCTCTTTGTCGCAAGCCTCTCACTAAACCGAATAATTGATCACAGCTTGATTTCTGGACTAAATGTTAAGGACTTCACTAAAAGTAGGAGTTAGCTAATTTACTTACTACACTAAACGTTAAGAGTAAACCCTTATTAGAAGTTGCTCTAAATGCACTTCAACATTGCAACGAAGAAATGTGCGCGTGTGCTCGGAAGTGTTACGCGTAAAATATCGCGCTCTTCATAATTACTGCGGTGGAAGTACAGTCATTTATGGGTACGTATTGAAATAGGTGGAATTAATAAAGATTAGGAAAATAATAAACTGCTCAAGTCTGGCTTAGACAGAGAGACAAATTTACCTGTTTGCTAACCTCTCCTAAAATCAACACTTAGCGCTCCGTGACTACATGCCAATTCAATTCCAACACTGTTATAACTGCAGTGTTCTTATCATTTCGCAGTTGAAGTCTACAGCTACACGTGCCAATCTGGCTGCCTATCTTATGTTTGCTTACTTACtttcccttcccctccttccttaacctgtctttatattccgacgtacactgcaaataaacgcccattcttccagcttgtcagcgtgtgtctgcttcgcctgcgtcaagcgcagtgtccgacctacgatgtaacagtggcgacgagaaaCGGAAAGAAAAACCCCTGGCAAAACCTTGAAGCACAGGACGGCAGCTACGCTACGGAGCGACGACTCGACGATGGCACACCAGCAACTGCCCGACTTCGACGACGAAAGAGACAACTGGAAGGCCTATGTTATCAAGGCAGAGGCATACTTTGAGGCAACGGGCGTGAAGGAGTCGGCAAAGAAACGAGCGCTTTTGGTGGCAGCTTTAAGCACGCGCACCGTTCAAATATTAGCAGGACGAGTAGCGCCGAAGAAGCCGAATTCTTTGGAGTACGAAGACGTCGTGAAAGTCTTGGACGAGTTTTTTGATCCCAAGCGGCATGAGATTACCGAAAGCTTCCGCTTCTTCCACCGCTGCCAGCTTGACGGTGAGTCTGTTCAAGAATTCATTACGGAAATTCGTCGAATTGCGGACAACTACAATTTCGGTACCATGCTTGACCGAATGCTACGGGATAGAATTGTGTGCGGCATAAGATCGAATGCACTGCAGAAACAACTCCTGACAAAGAAAGATCTGTCCGTAGAGGAAGCTGAAACAATGGCACTGTCGGCTGAAGCTGCAGATAaggacgccaataaaatggccgcAGACACGTCGGCGGTGCTTAAAATTAAGGCGCAGTCAGCCTCAACGAAAGAGGTACTGGCCGAATGTGGGCGTTGTGGCAGCATAAAGCACAACAGTAATGCCTGCCGTTGGAGTAATGCTCGTTGTTATCACTGCGGTCGACGTGGTCACCTAGCAGTAAAATGCGGGCACGAAGAAAGCGCAAGATCTCGAACTAGAGAAGGAGCCCGGGGATTCCGTGGCAGGGTACTGGTTGTTAAGGAAGGGGAGGCAGATGAAGACATAGAGGATAGCATGCACATCTGGACGCTTAAATCGACGCAGGAGGTAAATGTGAAACCCCCAATGCGATGTACCTTCACATGGGGAGGTGTGGACGTATCAATGATTGTCGATACGGGTTCCCCGGTCTGCGTCGTGTCCCGACAGCTTTTTGAGCAGCACAAAAACACTTGGCCTTCGCTACGGCCTTCACGTACTAAGTTATCATGCTACCTCGGAAAATTGCCAGTTTTTGGAGAGCTCGTCTTGCCGGTGTCGTACGACAGTACAACTGTGGAATGCACATTGGTGTTGCTAGATTGCCCCGGTCCATGTTTATGTGGTCGAGACCTAATTTCCCTTCTGAGCGACGCAGGCTCCCCTGTCCTCAGCCTCTCAGCCAAGCCGCTGACCACACAGCCATCTACCACCACGCAGGTCACTGCTGACGTGTTTGCCGAGTTTCCAGATGTTTTCAGCTCGGAGCTGGGCCTCATCAAAGGACCCGCGGCACACCTACAGCTGAAGGAGGGAGCCACGCCCAAGTTCTGTAAGGCCCGATCTATTCCCTTCGCTCTACGCGACAAGGTATCTGAAGAGCTTGACAGGCTCGTGGCATTAGGCATCTTGTCACCAGTGCCGCATTCCGAGTGGGCTACGCCCATTGTACCCGTCCTTAAAAAGGACGGCACCGTTAGAATTTGTGGCGACTTCAAAGTCACTTTAAATTCGGCATGCGAGCTGGAGCAGTACCCATTGCCGGTAATCAATGACATGTTCGCGTCCTTAAGCGGTGGAAAACATTTCAGCACACTAGATTTACGTGACGCATATAACCCAAGTCCCTCTCGATGAGGCATCGCGCCAGTTATGCGTGCTTAACACGCATAAAGGTCTTTTCTGCTACAACAGATTACCTTTCGGCATTGCCTCTGCGCCAGCCATTTTTCAACGCAGAATGGAAACAGTTCTACAAGGCTTATCAGGCGCGCAAGCTTATCTGGACGATGTCTTGGTGTCCGAAAGAGCAGGAAGTGACGACGTGCTAAAAGCCGTTCTACTGCGTTTCCGCGAGTATGGTGTTAAACTGCGCCTCGACAAATGCAAATTTCGGCAAGCATCCGTTACATATCTGGGCCATCGAATCGATCAGCAAGGGTTGCACCCAATAGAAAAGAATGTTGAAGCTATCACAGAAGCACCTAGCCCGAGAAATGTAGCTGAGCTTCGTTCTTTTCTTGGCATGATCACTTTCTACGAGAAGTTTTTGCCGAACATATCGTCTCTGCTCGCTCCACTGTATCGGCTGCTGGAAAAGAAGACATTGGCTCTGGGAACAAGAGCAACAAACGGCGTTCGATAAAGCAAAACGGTGTTTGAAGCAAGCAGGTGTCTTGGTTCACTTCGACCCTTCACAACCGCTGAAACTAGAGTGCGACGCATCGCAAAAATATATCGGCGCAGTGCTTTTTCACACGAAAGGGAACGTCAACAAGCCTATCGGATTTCGTTCAAGGACATtgtcgaaagcagaaaaaaattattcgcaaCTTGAACGTGAAGCACTGGCCCTCGTATTTGGAGTAATGAAGTTTCGTGATTATCTTCTAGGCCGAGAATTCATCCTGGTCACAGATCATCAGCCGCTCCTGGGCCTGCTGAGACCGGATCGGCCCACTCCACCTCTGGCTGCTGCTCGCATACAGCGCTGGGCGCTGTATTTGGGAGGATTTCGCTACAAGTTACAGTATTCGCCAGGCAAGCAGCTCCTGAACTTGGACGCACTTAGTAGGTTGCCACAAGAAACATTGGAGCCAACCACGGAAGGGGAGCCACCTGACCACGTTCTGGCACTCGCATGTGTCCAGGAGGGACCGGTCTCGGTAGAAGAACTGCAGGCGCTGACAGCAGGTGACGCAGTACTTTCAAAGGTCGTGCAGTACACAAGAGACGGGTGGCCTCCAAGCTCTAAAGCATTAGAACGAAGCTTACTCCCCTTTTACGACCGCAAACAGGAACTGTCATTGGCCCACCGCTTGCTGTATTGGGGCCATAGAGTTGTCATTCCCGTTAACGCGCAACATAGCATGTTGCACATGTTGCACGAGACACATCAAGGATCATCGGCGATGAAATCAATCGCTCGGTCAGCTTTTTGGTGGCCAGGAATGGACCACGACATAGAACAACTGTCAGCGGGGTGCACAAGCTGCATCCAAAATCGACCAATGCCGGCATCTGCTCCGCCAGTTAACTGGCCGACCTGCCAGGAGAACTGGTCAAGAGTGCATCTAGATTTCGCGGGGCCACTCAAAGGAAACATGACCCTTGTTCTCGTAGATGCTCACAGTAAATGGATTGAGGCCGTACCAATGAAACAGGCGACCACTTCTTCGACTATTACTTGCCTGCGCAGCCTCTTTAGCAGGTTCGGCATCCCTCGCACCATTGTTTCAGATAAGGGGACGCAGTTCACTAGCCAAGAATTTGCTGATTTCGCGAAAAACAATAACATAACCCACCTGCGCACGGCTGCGTTTCATCCACAGTCGAATGGCCTAGCAGAGAGAGCCGTCCGAACTTTTAAAGATGGGCTGAAGAAGATGAACCAGGGCAGATTAGAAGATTGCCTTTGCAGACTACTTTTCAACTACCGGAGAACACCCCTTGCATCGGGCaaatctccttcggaacttcttcTTGGCTACCAAATCCGGTCCCGCCTCGACACATGTCTTCCTCCTTTGGTTGCAGAAAGATCGGGAACATCGGATGACTGGACTCTTGCACCAGACACAAATGTTTACGTCCGTAACTTTGGTAAAGGTGATACGTGGAAAACGGGCACGGTAAAGTCAGCAGACGGAGCTAGGATGGTGACAGTGGAAACGCCTGAGGGCCTCGTTCGGCGACACATTGATCAAGTTCACACAAGGAAAGACCCAACAGCTACCAAAGGCCACAAGGAGAGTGAAAGCTCGTCCATCTCGAGAACCCCGGAAGAAACTTTGGGAGCAAAGCCAAAGGCAACAGCCGACACTCGTGAAACGTCACCACCACAGCGTCAGTCATCACCCCTACCCCTGGGCCCACAAGAGACAAACGGTGAACCTACAGTGGCCACGGAACTCCGGCGCTCAACACGAGAGCGCAGACCTGTGCAGCGTCTTCAGTATTATTGATGGAGAAATGTTATAACTGCAGTGTTCTTATCATTTCGCAGTTGAAGTCTACAGCTACACGTGCCAATCTGGTTGCCTATCTTATGTTTGCTTACTTACtttcccttcccctccttccttaaCCTGTCTTTATATTCCGATGTACACTGCAAATAAACGCCCATTCTTCCAGCTTGTCAGCGTGTGTCTGCTTCGCCTGCGTCAAGCGCAGTGTCCGACCTACGATGTAACAAACACCATTCCTGAATATCGGACTGCCACTCCATCTAACAGACTATTTAACAGATAGATCCATCTCCATCTAACAGGTCTATTTCGGGTGTTTGAAAATGTGGAATGATTCCGCAACTATTACAACTGCGAAACTGTGGAAGGTGCATTCACAATGCACAACGAATTTTTGTTTGCCGACGTTATTTGAATAGTCCGCGGAAATTTGGAGGTGTCACCGCCATCATGGTCCTATATTTCTGGCTTATTCTGACGCGTTGTTTTCACGTCCTTTCAGCCAAGCTTCCGCAACGTGCACAGGAAAACTTAAGACACTGCCCCTTATTCGGACTTCTGACTCAATCTTGCTCATCCGATAGAAACTGTGCAGGAAACCAAGGCTACCAGCGCAGTGTTGCCTTTACTGATGAGTGGTATCATGTTGTCGTGATAAATTCACCCAAtgagcacttacgaaagaaagTTCAATGAGCCTGCAGGGCTGAATTCAACCTATAGTGCTCAATCTCTCTCCCTCTGGGATAACGGAAAAATATTTCAATCTGTTTTATGCGCAGGCGCAACTGGCCCGCTCGTGAAATCGGTGGTGTTTGTGtgaagccgcgaagcaagcgaagCGAGCCTCCCATGCTGGCTCGGGTTTGTCTGGAAATTTCGTCGGCACACTTAATTAGCACTATACGGGCAACGACAACGCAGAAATTTAAGGATAAAAGTCGTACAGTGTCCTTCATACTCTTTAAATTAACACTTTGAACACAAAGTCTGACACGCATATGCCTGAAATTGCACTGCTGAAATGTTGGCTACTTACGGGTAACGAAAAAAATGTACGAAGAACCAATCCCGCTTACTATTTAAGAATCTGTTATGGGTCCGCACCGTGCTCTACTAGTCACTAGAAAAAATTTCAtagt
It includes:
- the LOC139046639 gene encoding uncharacterized protein; the protein is MAHQQLPDFDDERDNWKAYVIKAEAYFEATGVKESAKKRALLVAALSTRTVQILAGRVAPKKPNSLEYEDVVKVLDEFFDPKRHEITESFRFFHRCQLDGESVQEFITEIRRIADNYNFGTMLDRMLRDRIVCGIRSNALQKQLLTKKDLSVEEAETMALSAEAADKDANKMAADTSAVLKIKAQSASTKEVLAECGRCGSIKHNSNACRWSNARCYHCGRRGHLAVKCGHEESARSRTREGARGFRGRVLVVKEGEADEDIEDSMHIWTLKSTQEVNVKPPMRCTFTWGGVDVSMIVDTGSPVCVVSRQLFEQHKNTWPSLRPSRTKLSCYLGKLPVFGELVLPVSYDSTTVECTLVLLDCPGPCLCGRDLISLLSDAGSPVLSLSAKPLTTQPSTTTQVTADVFAEFPDVFSSELGLIKGPAAHLQLKEGATPKFCREFILVTDHQPLLGLLRPDRPTPPLAAARIQRWALYLGGFRYKLQYSPGKQLLNLDALSRLPQETLEPTTEGEPPDHVLALACVQEGPVSVEELQALTAGDAVLSKVVQYTRDGWPPSSKALERSLLPFYDRKQELSLAHRLLYWGHRVVIPVNAQHSMLHMLHETHQGSSAMKSIARSAFWWPGMDHDIEQLSAGCTSCIQNRPMPASAPPVNWPTCQENWSRVHLDFAGPLKGNMTLVLVDAHSKWIEAVPMKQATTSSTITCLRSLFSRFGIPRTIVSDKGTQFTSQEFADFAKNNNITHLRTAAFHPQSNGLAERAVRTFKDGLKKMNQGRLEDCLCRLLFNYRRTPLASGKSPSELLLGYQIRSRLDTCLPPLVAERSGTSDDWTLAPDTNVYVRNFGKGDTWKTGTVKSADGARMVTVETPEGLVRRHIDQVHTRKDPTATKGHKESESSSISRTPEETLGAKPKATADTRETSPPQRQSSPLPLGPQETNGEPTVATELRRSTRERRPVQRLQYY